The Montipora capricornis isolate CH-2021 chromosome 6, ASM3666992v2, whole genome shotgun sequence genome has a window encoding:
- the LOC138053478 gene encoding THAP domain-containing protein 1 A-like: protein MVKYCAVEECKNGSHNRPDLSYFRFPSDQKLRKKWETFCRRADEKFKTLADPRICSQHFSREDLKRTLSGKIEVISCGVPTIFDPKQPAAKSDPRQESKNKRDRRAQHLADNSTELPVKRQRVDAQEGKIGTVHSSAGHIGVIGDHDYTDRIEHVDKRQ from the coding sequence ATGGTTAAATACTGTGCAGTTGAAGAGTGTAAAAATGGAAGCCATAACAGGCCAGATCTCTCGTACTTTCGCTTTCCTTCCGATCAGAAACTACGCAAAAAGTGGGAAACATTTTGTAGAAGGGCGGACGAAAAGTTTAAGACGCTTGCAGATCCTCGGATATGTTCGCAACATTTCAGTAGAGAAGACCTTAAAAGGACGCTTTCCGGAAAGATTGAAGTTATTTCTTGTGGTGTACCGACAATATTTGATCCGAAACAGCCCGCAGCAAAGAGTGATCCTCGTCAAGAGAGCAAAAACAAGCGGGATCGTCGAGCacaacacttggcagataatTCAACAGAGCTACCGGTGAAAAGGCAAAGGGTAGACGCGCAGGAAGGTAAAATTGGTACAGTGCATTCATCAGCAGGGCACATCGGTGTGATCGGTGACCACGATTACACGGACCGAATCGAACACGTGGACAAGCGACAGTGA
- the LOC138053479 gene encoding uncharacterized protein encodes MEDLAKMERGINQSSTSIPTSNQEVKVGDNAQKRREQLVQDVLKSDQSVKFYTGIPSLSCFMLLVNTLLPYAGKMKYWDKNKRQKSYYQNDPEKEKPGRKRDVGLKDEFILVLLRLKLGLMERHLADMFAVSVSTVSRIYMTWVRFLALTFNGSLLRWPSKQEIKTHMPNSFSKYPGTRVVIDCTEFFIEKPSSPSAQKATWSDYKHHNTVKLLVGITPSGAFSFISKLWSGSTSDRRVTQGSGLIDLLEEGDQVMADRGFTIRDLLTKKGVKLNMPPFTKGNH; translated from the coding sequence ATGGAAGACCTCGCCAAAATGGAAAGGGGAATAAATCAGTCTTCGACTTCAATCCCAACCTCCAACCAAGAAGTTAAAGTTGGCGATAATGCTCAAAAAAGAAGAGAGCAATTGGTTCAAGACGTGTTGAAAAGCGATCAATCTGTAAAATTTTATACAGGCATTCCGTCACTATCGTGTTTCATGCTTCTCGTCAATACCCTCCTTCCGTACGCAGGAAAAATGAAGTATTGGGACAAGAACAAGCGTCAGAAATCCTACTACCAGAATGATCCTGAGAAGGAAAAACCAGGGCGAAAACGCGATGTTGGATTGAAAGACGAGTTTATTCTTGTTCTGTTGCGGCTGAAACTAGGTCTAATGGAAAGGCACCTTGCCGACATGTTCGCAGTTTCTGTCAGTACAGTTAGTCGGATCTATATGACATGGGTTCGCTTTTTAGCTCTGACTTTTAACGGTTCACTACTTCGCTGGCCATCAAAACAGGAAATTAAGACTCACATGCCtaattcattttcaaaatacCCAGGTACACGCGTCGTTATCGATTGCACCGAGTTCTTTATTGAGAAGCCTTCCTCTCCAAGTGCCCAAAAGGCCACTTGGAGTGATTACAAACATCACAACACTGTTAAGTTACTAGTAGGAATTACACCATCTGGagctttttcttttatctcCAAATTATGGTCTGGGAGCACAAGCGATCGGCGAGTTACTCAAGGAAGTGGCCTGATAGACCTTCTGGAAGAGGGAGATCAAGTCATGGCGGACAGGGGTTTTACAATCAGAGATCTTCTAACAAAAAAAGGAGTAAAACTCAACATGCCCCCTTTTACTAAAGGTAACCATTAA